The nucleotide sequence CATATTTTGCttcgaaataacgaaaaatcctatatcgatttaataaaattttcagaGAGCAaccattttttctatatcggATGTCATATCTATGGTACACATGGGTTGGATTTCTCACAGCGATTTTCATCGGGATTATTGTCTCGTGGATCACTGGCCCGAATAAATACAAAGTGGGGGATATAAAGTTATACACGCCGATCATACACGGTTTCTTACGTTCTAAAATTTCAAGGGAAacggtatgtatatatatatatatataaatacatatatatatatatatatatatatatatatatatatatatatatgtatgtatgtaattacgaatatttcttcccttcttttcttccttcatcgTCCATGCTTATTATCATTAGACGTTATTtgtacaatacatatataatttgtagtttattatttttttcttttctttttttttctattttttcatccACAGAACAAGATGGAACTTTCAAGGAGGAGAGCAGAAAGGAAAAATCTACATCACTCTTCGGGATATTAGCGAATACTATATATTctaaattacatattaataagTTCAGACTGTGATTCCTTAGTAATCGCGATATTTATTATCGCTCAAAAAAAAGACCCGATTtgtcactctttctctctttctttctcggagagggagaaaaagagagagagagagagagagagagagagagagagagagagagagagagagagagagagagagagagagagagagagagcgagagagagagagagagaggtcatGACTTTCTCGTCGAAGTATATCGAGTGAACTCTTAATTCGAAAGCTAGGccgaaaattgaaaaataattaatattattagattacAGAATAATCAATGAGATTAGGCAGTGATTAtctatcgttcgttcgttcgttcgttcgtttgtcaTTCAttcctatgtatgtattttctgAACGAACcgaagtaaataataaacaagatttgttttatcgattctccatttttttctgttctttcttttttgttttgaattgTCAGTATCTTCCTAACACGTGAagaatttgtttgtttgtttttttcctctctttccgtATCATTATACATTGAATCAATATTTCATTACGATCGTGTTATTGTCggctcttatttattttaatgtgcGTGCCGTAAAACAAGCTACGTGCTTAAATCCTACATTTTTCATTCtgtaatattattgttgttactaCCAACAATGATaatcatgataataaaaataaaaataattataataataattataataataataataatacgaaaatgTTAAGGTCACGTGAGACAAAATGCTCATcgtatcaataaatttttcagtacaagaatatatgtacaatGGTCTACAATAGCTgttatcatatacatatttatcatatatatctaattgaCATATAATTCTCACATACTGTACATactttatttgaaaatatacagTTAAGTTTCGATGATTGAGCtttcttatattatagaaGAAGTTAAAAATACAATTGCTATACAACATCCGCAGAACTTGATCACAAGCAATTTTATATCTCCCTCGagtagataatttttatacgctacatacacacatatacattggatacgtataataattatacgcaTTTACATTATTGCATACGATGACTGgagaaattcaaaaaaattttttttttttcctttttttctttttttcttttaccttgaTATGATAGGTTTCTATAATCTCTACAATCGCTGTGAAATAATCGGCTAACATATAGAAATAATCATTttgcaaaacaaaaaaagaaaagtaataacatAAACGTAATTGTAAGATCAATTAGAAGAAGGTAATTTTACCTTTCTCGTATGATAGAGTaatcaattttgtttaaaaacgAGAAAGCCTTTAATACCATAATACGATTgacttttttttagaaaaatacgaattatTGTATTAGTAGTAAAAGTTTAAGATCTAAGAAGTAAGTGGTGACATTCCAATAGACCTAGGATCTTGTTGACCCGGTTGAGTAGGAGGTCCCGGTTGAGGACCGGTTTCTAAATTCTTAAGAAGTTGATTTAACCAGTGTTTGGTAGATGCATCCTCTTGTAAACAAGTCGCAAAGGTATTGTCTCTTAATTGATCTGGTAAACATTGTCTCAGTGCCAATAAGgctctataaataaaaaaattgttttattatatgttgTATACAGCCAAGAATTATTGGACCTACCTTGGATTATCAGAGAGTCTTAAGTAACATCTAACGACATGCTTTAATAATCTTGCAGAAGGATCTTTAGCCAAGGACAAAACCATTTTTCCTAATATCATCGCAACATGACTAAACCTATCATAAGTCTGACATATGTAAGAAAGACCGCTGTCATCCAACAAAATTTTCTGAAGAATAAAAGTGGCTACAGTTTTACTCAATTCTGAACCACTCTCCATAATTCTCAAACAAAGCGGAATAATTTCAGTAgtcaataaaaatgttataactTCCTGTTCGTCCGTTTTGACCAATGCACCTATAACTCCCAAGCTCGTTAATCTCAAATACTCGAAGGGTCTTGTTTTGCTTACGGTATGCAAAAATGGATACAGGAACAATGGTACGTGTGcctaaatttgaaaatataattaattaactaatcaTTGAGTTTGCacttgtaaaaattttaaaatatatttatgtaaattactTGAAGAAAGGCCGATCTGGTATCTGGATGACTGGCAACGCATTGTAACAACGCAAGAGCATTACACACACGATTGCTCTGATATGCGGTAAGAGTTGCAGGATTAATGGcaggataaatatttataatctctTGCAAGAGAGACGCTGTTGTACCGAAAGAGTGCCATAACATTGGAGCTAAGTCAGGCACTACCTCACGCTTTTTGCTGAGTTCCAAAAGAGCATTTTCTCTAGTTTCAGGATTGGATAATTCAATGATCCATGTATAAACTTTTTCACGATCCACGGTTGACTGCAATGCTGCCGGACTTTGTTGAGAGCTCATTTCAATCTTCCCTTACGATATACCTCcgtattatttctcttttttgtaattccTTTTAAACgagcaataaaataaatcgaacaaaattcgataaaatactTCGTATTTCGATAAGGAATTCCGTTTCACAAACAAACCTACATTCTTTAACGTAAAACGTGCATGATTTAATACTTTCGTATCGTCGAAAATATGTGTCCGTGAAGAACGCAAACTAACCAAATCATTCAAGATTTATCGTCACACTCGGTCACATAAACCATCAtgcctttttatttataaattacactATTTCTTCGTAATTAACGGACTCCcgacaatttttctataatccgTATTATGACTTATaggttataaaatattagttCTTGCAAGCAACAAGAAAATCGTTGCACGAAACACGTGAaaccttttactttttcatacaatcaaacttttaaaaagaaatcgtgtattcttaaacgatatatacgcgtatacatacaatatatatccCTTAACGGCTGTTAGAAAACTCGCATCGGCTGTTTAACCGGACAAAACCGACTTACCGAAACACCGTATGCGAACAACAGCGCCACATAACCTCTATCCTATTTCCTAATACTACGAACacgaaaatattgataaaaatataaatatctaaattaaATACCTTATACGAGATcagttttatcattttcattcggaTTTAACGAGTCTTCTCTTGATCCTCTTCTGAGACTCTGAAcgtaataacgaaataaatattttctttaagaagtcgcgcctttttgtttcttttttttttttgtttatataactAACCAAAACTGACATCATGAAGTAAAGTCGTTCATTGATAAGAAGCGGGATAGAATCGAGAAACATCtctatatgtacgtataactacatacatatatatatatatatatatatatatatatatatatatatatataaattaaatgtttaaacttgatatttgtgataaatgattaatatacaTCGTTCTGCATTTaaattcgtatataataacttcaatgagataaaaaaaaaaaaagaaaatgaacgaaaatgaaaagaaaaaagaaaaaaaatgaactacatttataactttatatgactgataaaattgaaatatttttgaacgatgaacttgcaaaaaaaaaatactgtaatattcagaatataattatatttgttgtcAAATTTATGACGGAGTTAAGATAGGATATTAGACTCTTTGGTGGACTTTGAAATGATATAACTGCTTCTTATAAGAAATCACATTTTAGAGAAtgtgatttattataagaaGGTTTAATATTCGCAATTAAATGGATATATTTAGagctaaaaaaagaaaagacaagaacttcagaaaaaacaattttacaaaAGTCGATTGTTATTGTGTGTTTTTATTGATaggagaaaaggaatattacgaaagaaaataaagtatttttctcggcgaggaataaaaaaatatttcaataacatGATAAATGCATATTGTTCAAGAATTAATGactaatattttcataatttttcctCCTTGCATTTACGATTTCTTAtagatttaataatcttttaaatccctgttatttttattaaagcaaatgctgaaaatttttaatcctcgtaattaatattaactttcttttttttttataaatttcaagtcGTTCCATCAAACCATTTAAAGgatgatacacacacacacacacacacatgtatttaGATTTTCATATGAAACGTATAAAagatctaaaaaatatttttgaatatctcAAATAATCCggaatataattatctattttcgatatatattgaaaacataaaaaatttattacgagtGTACCTAAAAATGGAGATATAATGGAGTATACTAATAATCTGAGCAATTAGCTTATtatgataaaacgaaataagacTAGTTCATTGTCAttctcgataatatttttattcttctcggTAATATTATTGAGCATGGTTTTATCTATGggcatttccttttttcttttttataacaatatattttataatagccatatagatataataaaaacataaatatatacaaacatacgtacatgaatataaaatatccaatcgaataaaatttcgtaacttaattttgtttataagtTTGTCGTTACTGTTCGTATCCTGTTAAGTATCATCGAGAATATGACcgatattattcgattaactTTACTAAATATgtgaaggaaaaataaatcaagaatTACAATTAACAGTACGTTAAAATTGTTCGAGTATAATCGAACGTGACActtaattttaaaattctcttttcataTGAAAACTCGATATGCCAAGTtcacgataaataaaattacttaatcgaatatatcaataaaagaatatgatatatatatatatatatatatatatatatatatatatatatatatttgtgtgtgtgtgtgtgtatattttcttatattttttcctttatctcgTGGTTTATAAAgagatcaaaaagaaaaataatttcgatagtAACTATATATTCCATtatcggagaaagaaaattctcaaAGTCGGTTTACAATTAATGGACATTTTTTTGCAATAAGAAATTAGTttcgataagaagaaagactGTAATCGGTCAGGCGATTTCTAGCTTACGTAATAACGATATATGCGAATGGTTGAgattccctctctttctctatctctccctctgtctttctctctttcttttctgttgaTTCTTTATAAAGCACGAgcaaaaaaaagggataaacAGAAAAGTGCATAAGATGGTGATGGCTGGATGAAAGGGTATCTACTAGTCATAACATACATTTATAAGCACcattatgtattatacttaCCCAGATACGAGCAATTATCGAAGGACAATCGATAGTAagaagttaaataaaaaaaaaaaaaaaaaaaaaaaaaaaaaaaattgtataaatcttataaatcgatcgttgGACCAATCAGTATTTCaattccttctttccttcaactccaatttctttttctcttttttttttttctttttttctttctcctttttccattAAAGATATCTCACGAAGTCACGTAggtaaaaaagtttttttctgTTGATCCTCACGTGTACGTGAAATCGTATatctattagaaaatataacaaagtAAATACTCAAATAGAGATAATCAAATGTAACGATCACGATCCAATAGTTTCTTCGATGCAATATGGCATGTTTCGAATATCTTCGAATATTCTCACGTGGTTTATGTAAAGTCATTCATACGAACGAAGTTATCTTTGTTGAGTCAAGCATTTTCCGTCTGCTTCTGATAACGAAAGTCGCACAACGTGCTTTCCCCTTCTATCCCTGTCTTCCTCCTCTATACCCGAAATTTAATCAACGAATAGTCCAAAAGGAGCTATTTCTGTCAACGCGTGTTATAATTacgaaaaagtatatttatgataaacaaaaaaaaaaaaaaataaagcgcACACttcttaaaagaataaaaacgtttcggaaaaaaaattagttagaATTTCTACGACACTTTTTGCGTTTGTGATCGTTAGAAATGAATTGTTTGAGATTTCGTCTTGGaacatttttgttctttttcgaaatgatataacgaataaaaatgacgaataaaaagaacgaaagaaaatagaatcaCTAGGTCCAGGTGATTGACgagataaaatgtaaatacgaCGGAACTATACTCGTTATCGCTAAAATTTAAGTATCAACTATGAATGATATTAATCCATTGGGAAATTACAAAACGTTACGCATGGATCATGGCGGACACTGACGTTCGTCACTGCGCTCCACGTTCTAACTCCATGTAAGTATCTGCGGAGGTGTTAGCTGGCAAGGGTCATCGGCAAGGTTATCATGCAATGTTGAAAAAGTAGGGGGATTTTTTGTCCGAGGACGAATCAGTTGGCCGTCGTAGAACATCGATCGGTCGAGTACGACGAGTAATCCTTCGGAATCCGGTTGTACAAACGTTCATCACATTACTGtttcatttcct is from Vespula vulgaris chromosome 22, iyVesVulg1.1, whole genome shotgun sequence and encodes:
- the LOC127071535 gene encoding CCR4-NOT transcription complex subunit 9, which codes for MSSQQSPAALQSTVDREKVYTWIIELSNPETRENALLELSKKREVVPDLAPMLWHSFGTTASLLQEIINIYPAINPATLTAYQSNRVCNALALLQCVASHPDTRSAFLQAHVPLFLYPFLHTVSKTRPFEYLRLTSLGVIGALVKTDEQEVITFLLTTEIIPLCLRIMESGSELSKTVATFILQKILLDDSGLSYICQTYDRFSHVAMILGKMVLSLAKDPSARLLKHVVRCYLRLSDNPRALLALRQCLPDQLRDNTFATCLQEDASTKHWLNQLLKNLETGPQPGPPTQPGQQDPRSIGMSPLTS